The nucleotide sequence CACCTGGAAGATCAATGACGATTGCACCGGCACGGGCAAATTCACCGTGGCGGCGCTCAATCTCGAAGTCACCTATAACTTCATTGCCACTGACGGCGGCGACCAAATTGACTTGCTCAACACCAATCCCGGCGTCCTCTTGCAAGGTGTAGGCCGCCGTATCGCCAAAGCGGGCAAAGCGCCGAGTTGCAACAATGGCACCATCATCGGCAGCTATGGCTATCGCCTGGGTGGCAGCCTCCCCAATGTCCCGGCCTTCATCATTGCTGGCACGTTCACGCACTCAGTAGACAACAACTACAAGGGCGTTTGGAGCGGCACAGATACCTTCAATGCGATGGGGCAATTCATTCCACGCATCAACAACGGTATCTACACGCTCAACAGCAATTGTCGGGGCACGGGCTTTTATACCGACAACCTCGGCAACCAAATCAACTACGTCTTTACCGTCGTGAATGGCGGCGACACGCTCTTCATTCAGGGGAATGAACCGGGCATCGCCGCTTCCGGCGTGGCGCAACGCATCAAGTAATCATACTGGCTGACACACACGCGGCAGCGAGCAAGACATGGGCGTGGTAGAAAAGGTGAACGGCAAACTCGCTGTCATACAGCGTGAGGCGCAACTTCCCCACAATCGCGCCTCACCACCAACCTCATCTCAAAAAGGAGCAAACATCATGAAACCCAAGCTGATGAAACCAACCTACTGGCTCGCGGCAGTCTGCACGCTGTTGCTCGCTGGACAAGCCCGGCTGCCCATGCCGACGGCGCACGCGCAATTCGGCCCGCAGCGTGGCAACAGTTCTTTCGATCAGGTCTCGGCGCGCGGGCAAGGCATCGCCACGGCGGCGGACACCTTTTCTGTAGACGCTGAATTCACGTTTAGCGGCGGGCGCTATGGCGGCGTATTTGGCTCGCTCATGTTACCGGTTAAATCCACGGCGCGGCTGCTGGCGCAAAATCCGCCGGCTGCCGATGGCACGATCAACGCCATCACTTCGCATGTCATCGAGATCAAAGGCCAGAGCAACGAAAACGGCCAGTGTGAACCCGGCGAAGATTGCCTGTTAACGCTCGACCGCGCCGCGTTGATTCCGACCGCGACGCCCGGCTTGATGAAGCTGCGTTCGGTGCTCGCCGTTTCGGATGGGCATGGCCGCTTTGAAAAAGCCTGCGGCAAGATTGACGCCACCGACGGCGATGGCGAAATCAATTTCGCCGCCACGCCGCCGACCGTACACTGGTCATTCAGCGGCGGACACATCGGCGAATGCCGCTAGCTCGGCTTGCGCTTGCGGCTGCGGCTCAGTGCCGCGCGCGGTACTGATTCGGCGTGCGTTCCCGCAACAGCAATGGCAAACCGCTCTCGTCAAAATTCAGAACGAGTTACATCGTTCTCGGCCAAGGCGCCTGGCGTTGTGTGGCTCAACCCTGCAATACCGGGCGCTTGAAACAACTGGACAAAGAACACTGTATGAGCGAATTGACAATCACCACGCTGACGCCGTTCACCGCGCGGCAACCGCAATGGGAGGTGGACATCATCAGCCAGTGGCAGGACGCTGGTGACGATGAAAAGAATCGCGGTTGGGCGCGCAATTTCTGGCGGCAGCTTGAACCATACACGCGCG is from Acidobacteriota bacterium and encodes:
- a CDS encoding BBE domain-containing protein codes for the protein MSELTITTLTPFTARQPQWEVDIISQWQDAGDDEKNRGWARNFWRQLEPYTRGAYLNHFDVDDGAARVRLAYGQNYERLAALKRKYDPANLFRLNNNIAPAR